Proteins from a single region of Candidatus Cloacimonadota bacterium:
- a CDS encoding DUF262 domain-containing protein, with the protein MSKIENHKYTIYQAFNECFYNVPDYQREYVWQEKEVVRLLDDIVDEMDGNSKTEYFVGTVIVTPRGSVNQYDVIDGQQRLTTFYLILCAMKALFDQREEENEINSLLSSSKVLDTGKTKKILKLEPKYDGAFEIIQCIIKVNGDSLTTTKAIKASGVNTYGALKNIVNAYVTIYDYLNDNFAKTDELFKFWAYLANHVVFIQISTEISSALKIFETINERGIGLNPMDLMKNLIFRQADAEEFSKLKDEWKKITKPLEERQEKPLRFLRYYLMSNYPIDNSRKDNILREDEIYDWLVDENNANLCGYRKDPFAFVKHLIDNLNCYLAYINGKDKDGKENVYTDNLRMLCGGAFSLHYILMLAVRSLPTDLFNHFVKKLEIFLFYYIFTKTPTKELERYFAQWVGELRDITKLTDPDLQKTALDEFIDKHFVPNVQAKQTELQAFLGNYTLGTLQYYRTKYFLAKIAQYIEQQFTGVNDKRSLRDFSGFEIEHILPDNPEDWLRTEFVNGNPNSDYDLCKTKLGNLTLLEKTANIVASNSRYLDKCSQYRVSGIYLTRSLVEMPTIGNQSSVNRINQYLKVFPDWNAAAIDERQQLLINLALEVWKI; encoded by the coding sequence ATGTCAAAAATCGAGAATCACAAGTACACAATCTACCAGGCGTTTAATGAGTGTTTTTACAATGTCCCAGATTATCAGAGGGAGTACGTGTGGCAGGAGAAAGAAGTAGTCCGACTGCTGGATGATATTGTTGATGAGATGGATGGAAACAGCAAAACGGAATACTTTGTAGGGACAGTAATCGTAACACCGAGGGGATCAGTTAACCAATATGATGTCATAGACGGTCAGCAACGACTCACAACTTTCTATCTGATCCTGTGTGCCATGAAAGCACTCTTTGATCAGCGAGAAGAGGAAAACGAGATCAACAGCCTGTTATCCTCAAGTAAAGTATTGGATACGGGAAAAACAAAGAAAATCCTTAAGCTCGAACCAAAGTATGATGGTGCATTTGAGATCATACAGTGTATCATCAAAGTAAACGGGGATTCCTTAACAACAACAAAGGCAATCAAGGCATCGGGAGTAAACACCTATGGTGCACTGAAGAATATCGTGAATGCCTATGTGACAATATATGACTACTTAAATGACAACTTTGCCAAGACGGATGAACTGTTCAAATTCTGGGCATATCTCGCCAACCATGTCGTGTTTATTCAGATATCCACTGAGATAAGCAGCGCATTGAAGATCTTTGAGACGATAAACGAAAGAGGTATTGGGCTTAATCCCATGGACTTGATGAAGAATCTGATCTTCCGGCAAGCCGATGCAGAAGAATTTTCCAAACTCAAAGATGAATGGAAGAAGATCACCAAGCCACTGGAGGAAAGACAGGAAAAGCCGCTGCGGTTTCTACGCTATTATCTGATGTCGAACTATCCTATAGACAACAGTAGAAAAGACAACATCCTCAGGGAAGATGAGATTTATGATTGGCTGGTGGATGAGAATAATGCCAATCTATGTGGTTACAGGAAAGATCCTTTTGCTTTTGTAAAACATCTGATAGACAACCTGAATTGCTATTTGGCATACATCAATGGCAAGGATAAAGATGGCAAGGAGAACGTTTATACAGACAACCTGAGAATGCTCTGCGGAGGTGCCTTCAGCTTGCACTATATTCTCATGCTGGCGGTAAGATCGCTGCCAACTGATCTATTCAATCACTTCGTGAAAAAGCTTGAGATCTTCTTATTCTACTACATCTTTACGAAAACACCCACTAAGGAATTGGAAAGATACTTCGCTCAATGGGTGGGAGAACTACGAGATATCACCAAACTCACCGATCCAGATTTGCAGAAAACAGCTTTAGATGAGTTTATTGATAAGCATTTTGTTCCCAATGTGCAAGCCAAACAAACTGAGCTCCAGGCATTCTTGGGTAATTACACATTGGGGACGCTCCAATATTACAGAACCAAGTATTTCCTCGCCAAAATCGCACAATATATTGAGCAACAATTCACTGGAGTCAATGATAAAAGATCTCTCAGAGACTTCTCTGGTTTCGAGATCGAGCATATACTACCCGATAATCCTGAGGATTGGTTAAGAACAGAATTTGTGAATGGGAATCCCAATAGTGATTATGACTTATGCAAGACCAAACTTGGCAACTTAACTCTACTTGAGAAGACGGCAAACATTGTGGCGAGTAACTCACGATACTTAGACAAGTGCTCTCAATACAGAGTCAGCGGTATCTACTTAACCCGCAGTCTGGTGGAAATGCCGACTATTGGAAATCAATCCTCTGTGAATAGGATCAATCAATACCTGAAGGTGTTTCCTGATTGGAATGCCGCCGCTATCGATGAACGGCAGCAATTGCTGATCAACCTGGCTTTAGAGGTTTGGAAGATCTAA